One window of the Nicotiana tabacum cultivar K326 chromosome 4, ASM71507v2, whole genome shotgun sequence genome contains the following:
- the LOC107804555 gene encoding putative phospholipid-transporting ATPase 4 translates to MAGGRIRAKIRKSSIYTFGCRKRPPTSEEEGPRDLGTTSSRVVHCNKPQLHEKKPLKYRSNFVSTTKYNVITFLPKALFEQFRRVANLYFLMCAILTLTTDLSPFDPFSTVAPLVFVVGLSMAKEGLEDSKRFIQDMNVNRRKASVHKIDGVFEDTPWMKIRVGDVVKVKKDHFFPADLLLLSSSYEDGICYVETMNLDGETNLKVRRALEVTLPLDEDETFKEFSATIKCEDPNPSLYTFVGNLEYDRQVYPLDPSQILLRDSKLRNTAYVYGVAIFTGHDSKVMQNSTKSPSKRSRVELQMDKIIYLLFALLLLISFVSSIGFAINVKIDLPKWWYLQPKDNSNNSTDLSKPELSGLLHLFTALILYGYLIPISLYVSTEVVKVLQASFINQDISLYDDESGTPAQARTSNLNEELGQVDTILSDKTGTLTCNQMDFLKCSIAGNPYGTRASDVELAAAKQLAEDMGGKDLELSQKPDGGNGFGASEVQLETVVTSKDGSNLKPAIKGFSFEDSRLMKGSWMKEPNADVILLFFKILAICHAAIPEPNEETGSFSYESESPDEVSFLVAAREFGFEFCKRTHASVFVRERYPSFQDPVEREYKVLNLLDFTSKRKRMSVIVRDESGQILLLCKGADSIIYDRLAKNGRRFEEAMTKHLNEYGEAGLRTLVLAYKKLDEAEYSTWNEEFTKAKTSIGGDRDVILERVSDMMEKDLILVGATAVEDKLQKGVPQCIDKLAQAGLKIWVLTGDKMETAINIGYACSLLRQGMKQICITTMNADSVAQDSKQAIKENIVKQITNASQMVKLEKDPHAAFALIIDGKTLSFALEDDTKHQFLNLAVDCASVICCRVSPKQKALVTRLVKEGTGKITLGIGDGANDVGMIQEADIGVGISGAEGMQAVMASDFAVAQFRFLERLLVVHGHWCYKRIAQMICYFFYKNIAFGLTLFYFEVFAGFSGQSVYNDMYMILFNVLLTSLPVIALGVFEQDVSSEICLQFPALYQQGPKNLFFDWYRIIGWLGNGVYTSLVIFFLNIMFFYDQAFCAEGQTADLTILGTSMFTCIIWAVNCQIALTMSHFTWIQHVFIWGSIAVWYLSLVLYGMVLPDYAKYAFRILQEELGPAPIYWCTTLVVTLACILPYLAHIAFQRSFHPMDHHIIQEIKYYKKDVKDERMWKRQQTRARQKTNIGFTARVDAKIRNLKGRLQKKNAQIE, encoded by the exons ATGGCGGGTGGCAGGATAAGAGCAAAGATTCGCAAGAGTAGTATTTACACATTTGGTTGTCGTAAGCGGCCACCTACGTCTGAGGAAGAGGGTCCTCGTGATTTAGGCACAACTTCTTCAAGAGTAGTCCATTGCAACAAACCTCAACTCCATGAAAAGAAACCTCTCAAGTATCGCTCCAATTTCGTATCTACCACAAAGTACAATGTCATCACGTTCCTACCTAAGGCCCTATTCGAGCAATTCAGGCGTGTTGCTAACTTGTATTTTCTCATGTGTGCAATTCTAACACTCACAACGGATCTTTCTCCATTTGATCCATTTAGTACGGTTGCTCCTTTGGTCTTTGTTGTTGGTTTGAGTATGGCGAAAGAAGGATTGGAAGATTCAAAGCGATTCATACAAGATATGAATGTAAATCGTCGAAAAGCTAGTGTACACAAGATTGATGGTGTGTTTGAAGATACGCCATGGATGAAGATCCGGGTTGGAGATGTCGTGAAAGTGAAAAAGGATCATTTTTTTCCAGCTGATTTACTTCTTTTATCATCTAGTTACGAAGATGGAATTTGTTATGTGGAAACTATGAACTTGGACGGAGAGACAAACTTGAAGGTAAGAAGAGCTTTGGAGGTTACCTTACCTTTGGATGAAGATGAGACTTTCAAGGAATTCAGCGCGACCATAAAATGTGAAGATCCTAATCCTAGCCTTTACACTTTTGTTGGCAACCTTGAATATGATCGTCAGGTTTATCCTCTTGATCCTAGTCAGATTCTCCTCCGGGATTCAAAGCTTAGGAATACTGCTTATGTCTATGGAGTCGCAATATTCACTGGTCATGATAGCAAAGTTATGCAGAATTCTACAAAGTCTCCTTCAAAGAGGAGCAGGGTTGAATTACAGATGGACAAGATTATTTACCTCCTTTTTGCCCTTCTTCTCTTGATATCATTTGTCAGTTCCATTGGCTTTGCCATAAACGTAAAAATCGACCTGCCAAAATGGTGGTATCTGCAACCTAAGGACAATTCCAATAATTCGACTGATCTAAGCAAGCCTGAGTTGTCTGGCCTTCTGCATTTGTTCACTGCACTTATTTTGTATGGTTATTTAATTCCTATATCCCTCTATGTTTCCACTGAAGTCGTGAAGGTCCTACAGGCATCGTTCATAAACCAGGATATCAGTTTGTACGATGATGAGTCAGGAACTCCTGCTCAAGCTCGTACTTCAAACTTAAATGAGGAGCTTGGGCAGGTTGATACAATCCTCTCGGACAAAACGGGCACTTTGACGTGCAACCAAATGGACTTCCTAAAATGCTCTATTGCCGGTAATCCTTATGGAACACGTGCTAGTGATGTTGAACTTGCGGCTGCAAAGCAGTTGGCGGAGGACATGGGCGGGAAAGATCTTGAACTTTCACAGAAACCTGATGGTGGGAATGGTTTTGGTGCATCGGAAGTCCAGTTAGAGACGGTTGTCACCTCTAAAGATGGAAGCAACCTTAAACCTGCAATAAAGGGGTTCAGCTTTGAGGATAGCCGCCTTATGAAGGGAAGTTGGATGAAAGAGCCAAATGCAGATGTCATCTTGCTATTCTTTAAGATACTTGCAATTTGTCATGCTGCTATTCCTGAGCCAAATGAGGAGACCGGAAGCTTTAGTTATGAATCAGAGTCTCCAGACGAAGTATCATTTCTTGTTGCAGCAAGAGaattcggttttgagttttgcaAAAGAACTCATGCGAGTGTTTTTGTAAGAGAAAGATACCCTTCTTTTCAAGATCCAGTTGAAAG GGAATACAAAGTTCTTAATCTTTTGGACTTCACCAGCAAGCGGAAACGAATGTCTGTCATCGTTCGGGATGAGAGTGGCCAGATTCTTCTCTTGTGTAAAGGAGCAGACAG CATCATCTATGATAGATTAGCAAAGAATGGAAGGAGGTTTGAGGAAGCTATGACAAAGCATTTGAACGAATATGGGGAAGCAGGTTTGCGTACCCTTGTGCTTGCCTACAAGAAGCTCGATGAGGCAGAGTACTCAACTTGGAATGAAGAGTTTACTAAAGCAAAAACTTCAATTGGTGGGGATAGAGATGTTATTCTTGAACGcgtatctgatatgatggaaaagGATTTGATCCTTGTTGGTGCTACGGCTGTGGAGGATAAACTACAGAAGGGA GTTCCTCAGTGCATTGATAAACTGGCGCAAGCTGGTCTCAAGATCTGGGTTTTGACAGGTGATAAGATGGAAACAGCCATAAACATAGG GTATGCGTGTAGTTTGCTTCGACAAGGAATGAAACAGATATGCATAACAACAATGAATGCAGACTCAGTGGCCCAAGATTCTAAACAG GCTATAAAGGAGAACATTGTGAAGCAAATCACAAATGCTTCCCAGATGGTCAAGCTTGAAAAGGATCCCCATGCCGCATTTGCCTTGATAATTGACGGGAAAACACTATCTTTTGCATTGGAGGATGATACGAAGCATCAATTTTTGAATTTAGCTGTTGATTGTGCTTCAGTCATTTGCTGCCGTGTCTCTCCTAAGCAGAAGGCTTTG GTAACCAGGTTAGTGAAGGAGGGAACTGGAAAAATCACTCTAGGAATTGGTGATGGTGCAAATGATGTTGGGATGATTCAAGAAGCAGACATTGGTGTTGGCATTAGCGGTGCAGAAGGAATGCAG GCAGTGATGGCTAGTGATTTTGCTGTTGCACAGTTTCGGTTCTTGGAGCGACTTCTCGTTGTACATGGGCACTGGTGCTACAAACGAATTGCTCAGATG ATATGCTACTTCTTCTATAAGAATATAGCTTTTGGCCTCACACTTTTTTACTTTGAGGTTTTCGCTGGATTTTCTGGACAGTCGGTCTATAATGATATGTATATGATTCTGTTCAATGTGCTTCTTACCTCACTGCCTGTAATTGCACTCGGAGTATTCGAGCAGGACGTGTCTTCTGAAATTTGCTTACAG TTTCCTGCACTGTACCAGCAAGGACCCAAAAACTTGTTCTTTGACTGGTATAGAATAATTGGGTGGCTTGGCAACGGTGTCTACACCTCCCTCGTAATTTTCTTCCTCAACATTATGTTCTTCTATGATCAAGCATTCTGCGCTGAAGGCCAGACTGCTGATTTGACTATTCTTGGTACTTCAATGTTTACCTGCATCATCTGGGCCGTCAACTGCCAGATCGCGCTCACAATGAGTCATTTCACATGGATACAACATGTTTTTATTTGGGGGAGCATAGCTGTTTGGTACCTATCTCTTGTACTCTACGGTATGGTATTACCAGATTATGCTAAATATGCCTTCAGAATCCTGCAGGAAGAGTTAGGTCCAGCGCCAATCTATTGGTGTACCACCCTCGTAGTAACTTTAGCCTGCATTTTGCCTTACCTTGCCCACATAGCTTTCCAGAGATCGTTCCATCCGATGGATCATCACATTATTCAAGAAATCAAATATTATAAGAAAGACGTTAAAGATGAGCGTATGTGGAAGAGACAGCAAACTAGAGCAAGACAGAAGACAAATATCGGTTTCACAGCACGAGTAGATGCCAAAATTAGGAATTTGAAAGGAAGGCTGCAGAAAAAGAATGCACAGATCGAGTAA